In Puntigrus tetrazona isolate hp1 chromosome 7, ASM1883169v1, whole genome shotgun sequence, the following are encoded in one genomic region:
- the LOC122349609 gene encoding insulin receptor substrate 2-B isoform X2: MANFENYQEGKAAMLMLETQQRAIGTKPAAATANGDTSVGEPPSVLDVGGAAFHQPSEQHPQQQQHLESPARKASASSLNRALEDSAASNTYSTTSASPAVNTVSDDIRKCGYLRKQKHGHKRFFVLRASSHLGPSRLEYYDSEKKFRNTLRSNAAAAAAASSSSAGASPPKRVIYLYQCFTVNKRADSKNKHLIALYTKDEYFAIVAENEQEQEDWYQALSELMSEGKKGHLDADEIDDGYGTVTPGTDFKEVWQVNVKPKGLGQTKNLTGVYRLCLSAKSIHLVKLNSETPCVNLQLMNIRRCGHSESFFFIEVGRSSSIGPGEVWMQVDDSVVAQNMHETILETMKALKAFAEFRPRSKSQSSGTNPMGFITTRRHLGNLPPSQTGLQRRSRTESVVGTPPSRKSSGASGYRFRTSSEGESTMNRPFRSVTGSLIHLNTARANLSRQESSSGAGARYIRAPPGSTYHARSASLPVSHFPSTTSPISMSSSSGHGSVSDTITRPSSASICGSPSDGGFNSSDEYGSSPGDFRYFRVRSNTPDSLGNTPPIREEHCLNDYMAMGWNRDVFGTSAAEAIKDESTDEDSRQGSLRRRTPSFSRQVGGASAAGVAVYQKMTQTTFSLDEAVAESSSWGGSVQTVSTSSSLCSDYSSSSEHSQDRPPSLRPADPSKDDGYMPMMAGVLPSTSDADYMPMQPNILLSASPQVPSAALHVPQHMDSQGYMMMLPGRSGAADSPVPSSPDISRRAEGRRTSDRHPNAEYMDMSQSSSTANAQKVSAENYYALTTPGVPKSYSPYFSLPRSYKAPSRDQAEHDDHVPMSSPAKPVYISPTATPDRSSRCPPPESSQHNGFTDRRAVRPNRLPLGRRSLHGSLRAGEGPVRPSSPGEYINIEFGDRPTYSACSLSAEGSPSTHSINREQRRSPLPQDYMTVEIDGLPPKSRSPRPSLVAPWNPPSYIRPSSSSHCSGLTVGKPDDYTEMSFEPEEESKSPTAMLEHLCVLEQHFFPFSPPTEPKVVRADPQGRRRHSSETFVTSGASSGSGPDTNGTVPGSSGAQQVGRSKGQNFDCVWPDGVTSGSEAAHGNSSDRDNSPSVRSARTLPVEHQNGLNYIALDLRNDLRPGNSHDALPLPSSSAPPPENGAYASLDLMKSEGLTSVSKD, from the exons ATGGCAAATTTCGAGAACTACCAAGAAGGCAAAGCCGCTATGTTGATGCTGGAAACGCAACAGCGGGCTATCGGGACTAAACCCGCAGCTGCAACGGCGAACGGCGACACTTCTGTCGGGGAACCCCCTTCCGTACTCGATGTCGGCGGCGCCGCGTTTCATCAACCGAGCGAACAACATCCACAGCAGCAACAGCACCTGGAATCGCCGGCGAGGAAAGCATCTGCCTCCTCTCTTAACCGGGCGCTTGAGGACTCAGCAGCGAGTAACACGTACAGTACTACCTCAGCTTCCCCTGCTGTGAACACCGTGTCAGACGACATTAGGAAGTGCGGCTATCTGAGAAAGCAGAAACACGGCCATAAGAGGTTTTTCGTCTTGCGGGCGTCGAGTCATCTGGGGCCGAGCAGACTGGAGTACTATGACAGCGAGAAGAAATTTCGAAACACTCTGCGCTCAAACGCCGCCGCCGCTGCcgccgcctcctcctcctcagctGGAGCTTCTCCCCCCAAAAGAGTGATCTATCTCTACCAGTGTTTCACTGTGAATAAAAGGGCGGACTCTAAGAATAAGCATCTCATCGCTCTGTATACTAAGGATGAATACTTTGCGATTGTCGCGGAGAACGAGCAGGAGCAGGAGGACTGGTACCAGGCGCTCAGTGAGCTCATGAGCGAGGGCAAGAAAGGCCATCTGGATGCGGATGAGATTGACGATGGATACGGTACTGTGACCCCCGGGACTGACTTTAAGGAAGTGTGGCAGGTAAACGTTAAACCGAAGGGCCTGGGCCAGACCAAGAATCTCACTGGCGTGTATAGGCTCTGTCTGTCCGCTAAGAGCATTCACCTGGTAAAGCTGAACTCTGAGACACCTTGCGTGAACTTGCAGCTGATGAACATCAGACGCTGCGGCCATTCAGAGAGCTTCTTCTTCATCGAGGTCGGCCGGTCTTCGTCTATAGGGCCTGGGGAGGTTTGGATGCAGGTGGATGATTCTGTGGTGGCTCAGAACATGCACGAGACCATTCTAGAGACCATGAAAGCGCTGAAGGCGTTCGCCGAGTTCAGGCCCAGAAGCAAAAGCCAGTCTTCTGGCACCAACCCGATGGGATTCATCACCACTCGGCGACACTTGGGCAACCTCCCGCCCAGCCAGACGGGGCTCCAGCGGCGGTCTCGGACCGAATCTGTGGTGGGCACGCCACCCAGCAGGAAGAGCAGTGGAGCGAGTGGCTACCGGTTCCGCACCTCCAGCGAGGGAGAAAGCACAATGAACCGCCCGTTTCGCTCGGTGACAGGTAGCCTTATTCATCTCAACACAGCCCGTGCTAACCTGAGCCGCCAGGAAAGTAGCAGTGGGGCAGGGGCCCGTTATATTCGTGCCCCGCCAGGCTCCACTTATCATGCCCGTTCTGCCTCCCTGCCAGTGTCACACTTTCCTTCTACCACCAGTCCGATCAGCATGTCCAGCAGCAGCGGCCATGGCTCTGTGTCAGACACCATCACTCGCCCCTCCAGTGCGTCCATTTGTGGATCCCCGAGCGACGGAGGTTTTAACTCATCTGATGAGTACGGCTCCAGCCCCGGAGACTTCCGGTACTTCAGAGTGCGCAGCAACACCCCTGACTCTCTGGGAAACACGCCTCCCATCCGTGAGGAGCACTGCCTCAATGACTACATGGCTATGGGCTGGAATCGCGACGTGTTCGGAACGAGTGCAGCCGAGGCCATCAAAGATGAGAGTACAGATGAAGATTCACGACAGGGGTCTTTACGGAGGCGGACACCCTCTTTCTCCAGGCAGGTTGGGGGCGCTAGTGCTGCTGGAGTTGCTGTTTATCAGAAGATGACCCAGACCACCTTCTCGCTGGACGAGGCTGTGGCTGAGAGTAGCTCTTGGGGTGGCAGTGTCCAGACTGTCTCTACCTCCTCCTCCCTCTGCTCTGACTACAGCTCCAGTTCTGAACATAGCCAGGACCGGCCCCCTAGCCTACGGCCTGCAGACCCGTCTAAGGATGATGGGTACATGCCCATGATGGCAGGTGTGCTGCCCTCCACTAGTGATGCAGACTACATGCCTATGCAACCAAATATCCTCCTCTCTGCCTCTCCTCAAGTCCCAAGTGCTGCTTTACATGTTCCTCAGCACATGGACTCTCAAGGCTACATGATGATGCTCCCAGGTAGAAGTGGGGCTGCTGACTCCCCCGTCCCATCCAGCCCTGACATTAGCAGACGAGCAGAGGGACGAAGAACCTCAGACCGCCATCCGAATGCAGAATACATGGATATGTCTCAGAGCAGTTCCACAGCTAATGCTCAAAAAGTTTCTGCTGAGAATTATTACGCCTTGACCACTCCTGGTGTCCCCAAATCCTACAGTCCATATTTCTCCCTTCCTCGCTCATACAAAGCTCCATCCAGAGACCAGGCTGAGCATGACGATCACGTCCCAATGAGTTCCCCGGCGAAACCGGTCTACATTTCACCCACAGCCACCCCAGATCGCAGTAGCAGGTGCCCACCTCCTGAGTCTTCTCAACATAATGGCTTCACAGACCGCCGTGCCGTTCGGCCGAACCGCCTGCCACTAGGAAGGCGGAGTTTGCACGGCTCTCTGCGAGCAGGAGAGGGACCAGTGCGTCCTTCCAGCCCTGGAGAGTACATTAATATTGAATTTGGTGATCGGCCCACATATTCTGCCTGTTCGTTGTCTGCTGAAGGCTCCCCCTCAACCCATAGCATTAACCGAGAGCAGCGTAGGTCTCCGCTGCCACAGGATTACATGACTGTCGAGATTGATGGTCTTCCACCAAAGAGTCGGTCCCCACGGCCCTCTCTGGTGGCCCCCTGGAATCCTCCATCATATATCCGGCCCTCTTCGTCTTCCCACTGCAGTGGGCTCACAGTGGGTAAGCCTGATGACTACACGGAAATGTCTTTTGAGCCCGAGGAGGAGTCCAAGAGCCCTACAGCCATGCTTGAGCACCTGTGTGTTCTGGAGCAACACTTTTTCCCCTTCAGCCCCCCGACTGAGCCTAAGGTCGTGCGAGCTGACCCCCAGGGCAGGCGGAGACACAGTTCGGAGACCTTTGTCACATCAGGTGCGTCAAGTGGAAGTGGCCCGGACACCAATGGCACAGTGCCTGGCAGTAGCGGGGCTCAGCAGGTGGGCCGCAGCAAGGGCCAGAACTTTGACTGTGTTTGGCCTGACGGTGTGACATCTGGCAGTGAGGCAGCACATGGAAACTCCTCAGATAGAGACAATTCCCCCTCTGTGAGGTCTGCTAGGACTCTACCTGTGGAACACCAGAATGGCCTGAACTACATCGCCCTAGACCTGAGAAACGATCTCCGGCCTGGGAACAGTCATGATGCGCTTCCCTTGCCATCCTCCAGCGCTCCTCCCCCAGAGAACGGTGCCTATGCCAGCCTAgatttaatgaaatctgaggGGCTTACATCAGTGTCTAAAG ACTAA
- the LOC122349609 gene encoding insulin receptor substrate 2-B isoform X1 codes for MANFENYQEGKAAMLMLETQQRAIGTKPAAATANGDTSVGEPPSVLDVGGAAFHQPSEQHPQQQQHLESPARKASASSLNRALEDSAASNTYSTTSASPAVNTVSDDIRKCGYLRKQKHGHKRFFVLRASSHLGPSRLEYYDSEKKFRNTLRSNAAAAAAASSSSAGASPPKRVIYLYQCFTVNKRADSKNKHLIALYTKDEYFAIVAENEQEQEDWYQALSELMSEGKKGHLDADEIDDGYGTVTPGTDFKEVWQVNVKPKGLGQTKNLTGVYRLCLSAKSIHLVKLNSETPCVNLQLMNIRRCGHSESFFFIEVGRSSSIGPGEVWMQVDDSVVAQNMHETILETMKALKAFAEFRPRSKSQSSGTNPMGFITTRRHLGNLPPSQTGLQRRSRTESVVGTPPSRKSSGASGYRFRTSSEGESTMNRPFRSVTGSLIHLNTARANLSRQESSSGAGARYIRAPPGSTYHARSASLPVSHFPSTTSPISMSSSSGHGSVSDTITRPSSASICGSPSDGGFNSSDEYGSSPGDFRYFRVRSNTPDSLGNTPPIREEHCLNDYMAMGWNRDVFGTSAAEAIKDESTDEDSRQGSLRRRTPSFSRQVGGASAAGVAVYQKMTQTTFSLDEAVAESSSWGGSVQTVSTSSSLCSDYSSSSEHSQDRPPSLRPADPSKDDGYMPMMAGVLPSTSDADYMPMQPNILLSASPQVPSAALHVPQHMDSQGYMMMLPGRSGAADSPVPSSPDISRRAEGRRTSDRHPNAEYMDMSQSSSTANAQKVSAENYYALTTPGVPKSYSPYFSLPRSYKAPSRDQAEHDDHVPMSSPAKPVYISPTATPDRSSRCPPPESSQHNGFTDRRAVRPNRLPLGRRSLHGSLRAGEGPVRPSSPGEYINIEFGDRPTYSACSLSAEGSPSTHSINREQRRSPLPQDYMTVEIDGLPPKSRSPRPSLVAPWNPPSYIRPSSSSHCSGLTVGKPDDYTEMSFEPEEESKSPTAMLEHLCVLEQHFFPFSPPTEPKVVRADPQGRRRHSSETFVTSGASSGSGPDTNGTVPGSSGAQQVGRSKGQNFDCVWPDGVTSGSEAAHGNSSDRDNSPSVRSARTLPVEHQNGLNYIALDLRNDLRPGNSHDALPLPSSSAPPPENGAYASLDLMKSEGLTSVSKGAAVCLAECVLLQGERENEALVSQCSQQALDDSFVYHS; via the exons ATGGCAAATTTCGAGAACTACCAAGAAGGCAAAGCCGCTATGTTGATGCTGGAAACGCAACAGCGGGCTATCGGGACTAAACCCGCAGCTGCAACGGCGAACGGCGACACTTCTGTCGGGGAACCCCCTTCCGTACTCGATGTCGGCGGCGCCGCGTTTCATCAACCGAGCGAACAACATCCACAGCAGCAACAGCACCTGGAATCGCCGGCGAGGAAAGCATCTGCCTCCTCTCTTAACCGGGCGCTTGAGGACTCAGCAGCGAGTAACACGTACAGTACTACCTCAGCTTCCCCTGCTGTGAACACCGTGTCAGACGACATTAGGAAGTGCGGCTATCTGAGAAAGCAGAAACACGGCCATAAGAGGTTTTTCGTCTTGCGGGCGTCGAGTCATCTGGGGCCGAGCAGACTGGAGTACTATGACAGCGAGAAGAAATTTCGAAACACTCTGCGCTCAAACGCCGCCGCCGCTGCcgccgcctcctcctcctcagctGGAGCTTCTCCCCCCAAAAGAGTGATCTATCTCTACCAGTGTTTCACTGTGAATAAAAGGGCGGACTCTAAGAATAAGCATCTCATCGCTCTGTATACTAAGGATGAATACTTTGCGATTGTCGCGGAGAACGAGCAGGAGCAGGAGGACTGGTACCAGGCGCTCAGTGAGCTCATGAGCGAGGGCAAGAAAGGCCATCTGGATGCGGATGAGATTGACGATGGATACGGTACTGTGACCCCCGGGACTGACTTTAAGGAAGTGTGGCAGGTAAACGTTAAACCGAAGGGCCTGGGCCAGACCAAGAATCTCACTGGCGTGTATAGGCTCTGTCTGTCCGCTAAGAGCATTCACCTGGTAAAGCTGAACTCTGAGACACCTTGCGTGAACTTGCAGCTGATGAACATCAGACGCTGCGGCCATTCAGAGAGCTTCTTCTTCATCGAGGTCGGCCGGTCTTCGTCTATAGGGCCTGGGGAGGTTTGGATGCAGGTGGATGATTCTGTGGTGGCTCAGAACATGCACGAGACCATTCTAGAGACCATGAAAGCGCTGAAGGCGTTCGCCGAGTTCAGGCCCAGAAGCAAAAGCCAGTCTTCTGGCACCAACCCGATGGGATTCATCACCACTCGGCGACACTTGGGCAACCTCCCGCCCAGCCAGACGGGGCTCCAGCGGCGGTCTCGGACCGAATCTGTGGTGGGCACGCCACCCAGCAGGAAGAGCAGTGGAGCGAGTGGCTACCGGTTCCGCACCTCCAGCGAGGGAGAAAGCACAATGAACCGCCCGTTTCGCTCGGTGACAGGTAGCCTTATTCATCTCAACACAGCCCGTGCTAACCTGAGCCGCCAGGAAAGTAGCAGTGGGGCAGGGGCCCGTTATATTCGTGCCCCGCCAGGCTCCACTTATCATGCCCGTTCTGCCTCCCTGCCAGTGTCACACTTTCCTTCTACCACCAGTCCGATCAGCATGTCCAGCAGCAGCGGCCATGGCTCTGTGTCAGACACCATCACTCGCCCCTCCAGTGCGTCCATTTGTGGATCCCCGAGCGACGGAGGTTTTAACTCATCTGATGAGTACGGCTCCAGCCCCGGAGACTTCCGGTACTTCAGAGTGCGCAGCAACACCCCTGACTCTCTGGGAAACACGCCTCCCATCCGTGAGGAGCACTGCCTCAATGACTACATGGCTATGGGCTGGAATCGCGACGTGTTCGGAACGAGTGCAGCCGAGGCCATCAAAGATGAGAGTACAGATGAAGATTCACGACAGGGGTCTTTACGGAGGCGGACACCCTCTTTCTCCAGGCAGGTTGGGGGCGCTAGTGCTGCTGGAGTTGCTGTTTATCAGAAGATGACCCAGACCACCTTCTCGCTGGACGAGGCTGTGGCTGAGAGTAGCTCTTGGGGTGGCAGTGTCCAGACTGTCTCTACCTCCTCCTCCCTCTGCTCTGACTACAGCTCCAGTTCTGAACATAGCCAGGACCGGCCCCCTAGCCTACGGCCTGCAGACCCGTCTAAGGATGATGGGTACATGCCCATGATGGCAGGTGTGCTGCCCTCCACTAGTGATGCAGACTACATGCCTATGCAACCAAATATCCTCCTCTCTGCCTCTCCTCAAGTCCCAAGTGCTGCTTTACATGTTCCTCAGCACATGGACTCTCAAGGCTACATGATGATGCTCCCAGGTAGAAGTGGGGCTGCTGACTCCCCCGTCCCATCCAGCCCTGACATTAGCAGACGAGCAGAGGGACGAAGAACCTCAGACCGCCATCCGAATGCAGAATACATGGATATGTCTCAGAGCAGTTCCACAGCTAATGCTCAAAAAGTTTCTGCTGAGAATTATTACGCCTTGACCACTCCTGGTGTCCCCAAATCCTACAGTCCATATTTCTCCCTTCCTCGCTCATACAAAGCTCCATCCAGAGACCAGGCTGAGCATGACGATCACGTCCCAATGAGTTCCCCGGCGAAACCGGTCTACATTTCACCCACAGCCACCCCAGATCGCAGTAGCAGGTGCCCACCTCCTGAGTCTTCTCAACATAATGGCTTCACAGACCGCCGTGCCGTTCGGCCGAACCGCCTGCCACTAGGAAGGCGGAGTTTGCACGGCTCTCTGCGAGCAGGAGAGGGACCAGTGCGTCCTTCCAGCCCTGGAGAGTACATTAATATTGAATTTGGTGATCGGCCCACATATTCTGCCTGTTCGTTGTCTGCTGAAGGCTCCCCCTCAACCCATAGCATTAACCGAGAGCAGCGTAGGTCTCCGCTGCCACAGGATTACATGACTGTCGAGATTGATGGTCTTCCACCAAAGAGTCGGTCCCCACGGCCCTCTCTGGTGGCCCCCTGGAATCCTCCATCATATATCCGGCCCTCTTCGTCTTCCCACTGCAGTGGGCTCACAGTGGGTAAGCCTGATGACTACACGGAAATGTCTTTTGAGCCCGAGGAGGAGTCCAAGAGCCCTACAGCCATGCTTGAGCACCTGTGTGTTCTGGAGCAACACTTTTTCCCCTTCAGCCCCCCGACTGAGCCTAAGGTCGTGCGAGCTGACCCCCAGGGCAGGCGGAGACACAGTTCGGAGACCTTTGTCACATCAGGTGCGTCAAGTGGAAGTGGCCCGGACACCAATGGCACAGTGCCTGGCAGTAGCGGGGCTCAGCAGGTGGGCCGCAGCAAGGGCCAGAACTTTGACTGTGTTTGGCCTGACGGTGTGACATCTGGCAGTGAGGCAGCACATGGAAACTCCTCAGATAGAGACAATTCCCCCTCTGTGAGGTCTGCTAGGACTCTACCTGTGGAACACCAGAATGGCCTGAACTACATCGCCCTAGACCTGAGAAACGATCTCCGGCCTGGGAACAGTCATGATGCGCTTCCCTTGCCATCCTCCAGCGCTCCTCCCCCAGAGAACGGTGCCTATGCCAGCCTAgatttaatgaaatctgaggGGCTTACATCAGTGTCTAAAG GAGCTGCTGTGTGCTTGGCTGAGTGTGTGTTGCTGCAGGGGGAGCGAGAGAATGAAGCGTTAGTGAGTCAGTGTTCTCAGCAAGCCCTAGATGACTCATTTGTTTATCATAGTTGA